The following are from one region of the Bacillus methanolicus MGA3 genome:
- a CDS encoding PLP-dependent aminotransferase family protein — translation MPLKKNSNRLFEDVYDFIVNRINRGEWMAHEKLPSIRELAKELNVHRLTVFKAYQRLKEEKKVYVKDKSGYFIHPGSLEGFEHIESPIYTSRVQRSYLSEIHQIPVTYQFSQALIDPNLLPNHYFAEYVKKVFDLYPKVLGTYSTVQGDEELREALAHYFRKRHQLYVSANELIITSGAQQAINLISQALIKPRDTVLMERPTYSAAIDIFRHQGAAIIPVDVYPYGYDIEQVERNMKQYKPRLFYLNPTFHNPTGYTVPTEHRKKLVELAEHYQCLLVEDDPFHDIYFGHEPPSPLFRYDTGGYVIYIRSYSKYIAPGLRIALVASRQPLMKILLTIKSLSDNGTPLLNQKIFLHYFLSERMQQHLEKLRIALNIRKEIMEEAIASTGWEWSSPKGGLNLWVKLPDELSSQSLLSKCIERSISFVPGNICDPLNELDSWIRLSYSFVNERKLTKGIKELIEVYKTF, via the coding sequence ATGCCATTGAAAAAGAACTCAAACCGTCTTTTTGAAGATGTGTATGATTTTATTGTAAACAGAATCAATCGGGGGGAATGGATGGCTCATGAAAAGCTTCCTTCTATTCGTGAACTAGCGAAAGAATTGAATGTGCACCGTCTAACTGTGTTTAAAGCCTATCAAAGATTAAAAGAAGAAAAAAAAGTGTATGTAAAAGATAAATCAGGATATTTTATTCATCCAGGCAGTTTGGAAGGATTTGAACATATAGAGTCTCCTATTTATACATCACGTGTTCAAAGAAGTTATCTTTCAGAAATTCATCAAATACCTGTTACATATCAATTTTCTCAGGCACTTATCGATCCAAATCTTCTTCCAAACCATTATTTTGCAGAATATGTAAAAAAGGTTTTCGATTTATATCCAAAAGTGTTAGGAACCTATTCCACTGTACAGGGTGATGAAGAACTAAGAGAAGCATTAGCACACTACTTCCGTAAGCGGCATCAGTTATATGTCAGTGCAAATGAACTAATCATTACTTCCGGTGCACAACAAGCGATAAATTTGATTTCACAAGCCCTTATCAAACCAAGAGATACTGTGTTAATGGAACGGCCAACTTATAGTGCGGCGATTGATATTTTTCGTCATCAAGGTGCTGCGATCATTCCGGTAGATGTTTATCCATATGGCTATGATATTGAACAGGTTGAAAGAAATATGAAGCAGTACAAACCTCGTTTATTTTATTTGAATCCAACATTCCATAACCCAACAGGCTATACGGTTCCAACTGAACATCGCAAAAAGTTGGTCGAGCTAGCCGAACATTACCAGTGTCTTTTAGTTGAGGACGATCCGTTTCATGACATTTATTTCGGACATGAACCTCCCTCGCCACTTTTTCGATATGATACGGGAGGGTATGTTATATATATTCGCAGCTATAGCAAATATATAGCCCCAGGCTTACGGATTGCTTTAGTCGCAAGCAGACAACCTTTAATGAAGATCCTTTTAACAATAAAATCGCTATCGGATAACGGGACACCATTACTCAATCAAAAGATATTTCTGCACTATTTTCTATCAGAAAGAATGCAACAGCACCTTGAAAAGCTTCGTATTGCATTGAACATTAGAAAGGAAATTATGGAAGAAGCGATCGCTTCTACAGGTTGGGAGTGGAGCAGTCCAAAAGGAGGCCTTAACCTTTGGGTTAAACTTCCTGATGAGCTTTCTTCGCAATCACTCCTATCCAAATGCATTGAACGCTCTATTTCTTTCGTACCAGGAAACATATGTGATCCACTCAATGAGTTGGATTCCTGGATTCGGTTAAGTTACTCATTTGTAAATGAGCGGAAATTGACAAAAGGGATAAAAGAACTTATTGAAGTATATAAAACCTTTTAA
- a CDS encoding VanW family protein, producing the protein MKISLIIGLIISLQAIGSTDHLTLEHQGKTLSAVNRAEFSHPLLGEPFINHDKYKEFMEKLDQQILRAPVNAFIDKNGKIIPEQAGLKLNRTAFTEQFYRYFFNKGPSRIEVPTISIYPKVDSELLSQIREKQIGRYVTYFNPRNKNRTLNIVLAAEAINNHVIFPGETFSFNGVVGKRTVEKGYLPAPIIVKGELSEGVGGGICQVSSTLFNAIDNAGLHILERYSHSKSVPYVPEGRDATVSWYGPDFTFKNDYNQPVLIRTHIYGGRVIVNVYSSDMINYKPRKVAPASDLLPIETIKFRLMKK; encoded by the coding sequence ATGAAAATTTCATTGATTATTGGTCTTATTATATCTTTGCAAGCAATCGGTTCAACTGATCATTTGACATTGGAACATCAAGGAAAAACGCTCTCTGCCGTTAATCGGGCGGAGTTTTCTCATCCCTTGCTTGGTGAACCGTTTATTAACCATGATAAATATAAAGAGTTTATGGAAAAACTGGACCAGCAAATTTTAAGGGCTCCAGTTAATGCATTCATTGATAAAAACGGAAAAATCATCCCTGAACAAGCAGGGCTTAAGTTAAACCGAACTGCTTTTACAGAACAGTTTTATCGTTATTTTTTCAATAAAGGCCCCTCCCGAATTGAAGTTCCAACCATTTCTATTTATCCAAAAGTGGACAGTGAGCTACTATCACAAATAAGGGAAAAACAGATTGGCCGCTATGTTACCTATTTTAATCCAAGAAACAAAAATCGTACCCTTAATATTGTCCTGGCTGCAGAAGCAATCAATAATCATGTCATTTTTCCAGGTGAAACATTTTCCTTTAATGGTGTTGTAGGAAAAAGAACGGTTGAAAAAGGCTACTTGCCAGCCCCAATTATTGTAAAAGGCGAATTGTCTGAAGGAGTTGGGGGAGGGATTTGTCAGGTTTCTTCAACACTTTTTAATGCTATTGACAATGCGGGATTACATATATTAGAAAGATATTCACACAGCAAAAGTGTTCCATATGTGCCAGAGGGCCGGGACGCAACCGTAAGCTGGTACGGCCCCGATTTTACCTTTAAAAATGATTACAATCAGCCGGTCCTTATTCGGACTCATATTTATGGAGGCAGAGTAATTGTTAATGTTTACTCATCAGACATGATTAATTATAAACCTCGTAAAGTAGCACCAGCTTCCGATCTTCTTCCAATTGAGACGATTAAATTTAGGTTAATGAAAAAATAA
- a CDS encoding HD domain-containing protein has product MRDVKMIDIFQHRIAQKYLNRSGMAHAIAVAYHAFHLAKEKNVDVDNAAKAGFLHDIGHYSWYRDGKWDYDLYRQNDIHAIKGAERAHKLLIRLGENPIKAKEIALAILFHTDSFLPGGEVVRTPLQTIIKLADEKDEEPGGLHHYRKIDSERAFKMLQQLDNQIDDWISKKS; this is encoded by the coding sequence GTGAGAGATGTTAAAATGATTGATATATTCCAACATCGTATTGCACAAAAATATCTTAATCGTTCGGGAATGGCTCATGCGATCGCTGTAGCTTATCACGCCTTTCATTTAGCTAAAGAAAAAAACGTTGATGTCGATAATGCTGCAAAAGCAGGGTTTCTTCATGATATAGGCCATTATTCATGGTATAGAGACGGCAAATGGGATTATGATCTCTATCGCCAAAATGACATACACGCAATAAAGGGAGCCGAACGCGCCCATAAATTATTGATCCGCTTGGGTGAAAATCCGATAAAAGCAAAAGAAATTGCTCTTGCGATTCTTTTTCATACAGATTCCTTTTTGCCTGGAGGAGAAGTTGTGAGAACTCCATTACAAACCATTATCAAATTAGCGGATGAAAAAGACGAAGAACCGGGCGGGCTTCACCACTACCGAAAAATTGATAGTGAACGAGCATTTAAAATGCTGCAGCAACTTGATAATCAAATCGATGACTGGATCAGTAAGAAAAGTTGA
- a CDS encoding polymer-forming cytoskeletal protein, which translates to MQTEKTGELTINGFGSTNGGKFETVQLNGNGTINGDVMCTNFVCNGTGTVNGSLSASSARITGNGKINGNLETKVLNIEGRGSIKGYSLVKKLKVSGKGFFGGNVIAETINLNGKTYMDGNCETDIFVAEGQFAIGGLLSGDEINIHIYGESKAKEIGGQTIKVKQKIGTLLKFLKNMFPVGLEVEGIEGDNIEIEYTKAKVVRGHHIKIGPNCRIDLVEYSGTFIQDKNSVVKETKKI; encoded by the coding sequence ATGCAAACGGAGAAAACAGGAGAATTAACCATTAATGGATTTGGTTCCACTAATGGCGGTAAGTTTGAAACGGTTCAATTAAATGGAAATGGAACAATAAACGGAGACGTTATGTGCACAAATTTTGTATGTAATGGCACTGGCACGGTTAACGGCTCATTATCAGCAAGTTCAGCCAGAATCACCGGCAATGGTAAAATAAACGGAAATTTGGAAACAAAAGTGCTGAACATCGAAGGCAGAGGTTCCATCAAAGGATATTCTTTAGTGAAAAAGCTAAAAGTTTCCGGAAAAGGATTCTTCGGTGGAAATGTCATTGCAGAAACAATAAACCTGAACGGAAAAACCTATATGGACGGAAATTGTGAAACAGATATTTTTGTAGCGGAAGGACAATTTGCAATTGGCGGTCTGTTAAGCGGAGATGAAATCAATATTCATATTTATGGTGAAAGCAAGGCGAAAGAAATCGGCGGCCAAACTATCAAAGTGAAACAAAAAATTGGAACATTGTTAAAATTTTTAAAAAACATGTTTCCTGTGGGACTGGAAGTTGAGGGGATCGAAGGGGACAATATCGAAATCGAATATACAAAAGCTAAAGTTGTTCGTGGACATCATATAAAGATTGGGCCAAATTGCAGAATTGACCTTGTTGAATACAGCGGTACATTCATTCAAGATAAAAATTCAGTTGTTAAAGAAACGAAAAAAATATAA
- a CDS encoding YhbD family protein, translated as MDQEFISKKELLELTGISYGQLYRWKRKNLIPEEWFIKKSTFTGQETFFPKDKILERIEKIQNMKENLTLDELAEMFSPNMNKLSLTSEEVIKRNIVSLSALRFYQEQIEAVEKFDFEKLLIIFILDKLLQSGEINLEEGKMLLHLLINHVKIIKQKSCDFIFIRKFGVSSCLLIENGTDCYFEEGTKIVTQLSISTCMEELKTKFI; from the coding sequence TTGGATCAGGAATTCATTTCAAAAAAAGAACTTTTGGAATTAACAGGAATTTCATATGGCCAACTGTACCGATGGAAGAGAAAAAACTTAATTCCTGAAGAATGGTTTATCAAAAAATCAACATTTACTGGACAAGAAACATTTTTTCCGAAAGATAAAATCCTGGAAAGAATCGAAAAAATCCAGAATATGAAAGAGAATTTAACGTTAGATGAACTGGCAGAAATGTTCTCTCCTAATATGAATAAGTTGTCATTGACTTCAGAGGAGGTAATAAAACGAAACATTGTTTCGTTGTCTGCTCTCCGATTTTATCAGGAACAGATTGAAGCAGTCGAAAAATTTGATTTTGAAAAACTTCTAATCATTTTTATACTTGATAAACTTCTTCAATCAGGTGAAATCAATCTTGAAGAAGGAAAAATGCTTCTCCATTTACTAATAAATCACGTAAAAATTATTAAGCAAAAAAGCTGTGATTTTATTTTCATTCGAAAGTTTGGAGTCTCTTCTTGTTTATTAATTGAAAATGGGACAGATTGTTATTTTGAAGAAGGTACGAAAATCGTCACACAATTATCCATATCTACGTGTATGGAAGAGCTAAAAACAAAATTCATTTAG
- a CDS encoding RDD family protein, whose protein sequence is MNRAGFGIRLGALFIDAVIFGIISWILEMIVLSILGISGKNNLNTGLPVIGAGIIINNLISFVLALIYYVWYPVRSKGQTFGKKLTGIRIQRTDHKELTFWTMFLREMIGKLISTLILFIGYLLALGEEKRTLHDHIAGTEVVYTKQQ, encoded by the coding sequence TTGAATCGTGCAGGATTTGGTATTCGCTTAGGAGCATTATTCATTGATGCTGTAATTTTTGGCATTATATCATGGATTTTAGAAATGATTGTTCTTTCTATTTTAGGGATTTCCGGTAAAAATAATCTTAACACAGGGCTTCCTGTTATCGGAGCAGGGATTATCATCAACAATCTGATCAGCTTTGTTCTTGCATTGATTTATTATGTTTGGTATCCCGTTCGCTCAAAAGGACAAACTTTCGGAAAGAAATTAACGGGAATTCGGATTCAGCGTACAGATCACAAGGAACTGACCTTTTGGACGATGTTTTTGCGTGAAATGATCGGTAAGTTAATATCAACCTTAATTTTATTTATTGGTTATTTATTGGCCCTTGGAGAAGAAAAAAGGACATTACATGACCATATTGCAGGAACAGAAGTTGTTTATACAAAACAACAATAA
- a CDS encoding LysM peptidoglycan-binding and 3D domain-containing protein → MKKHLYSMVAAATISGVIGANAQAKEIVVKKGDTLWDFSQKYDVKVEDIKKWNGLSSDIIYPNQELEILPEKHYIVKSGDTLWDIARANGVTVQDLKTWNKLNSDLIIPGWNLVIYPTASGKVKTQAHSTHPAKAGHVQNKNTVVKSAMKTHPVQIKQTPVKAAVKTHPVQIKQTPVKTAVKTHPVQNKQTAAKTAVKSETAKAPVAKAAKVITVTATAYTADCGGCSGVTATGINLKANPNAKVISVDPSVIPLGSRVYVEGYGYATAADTGGAIKGHLIDVFIPSKEQAVQWGRKQVKVTILK, encoded by the coding sequence ATGAAAAAACACTTATACTCAATGGTAGCAGCAGCAACAATCTCTGGAGTAATCGGTGCAAACGCCCAAGCAAAAGAAATCGTGGTTAAAAAGGGAGATACACTTTGGGACTTCTCTCAAAAATATGATGTAAAAGTAGAAGATATTAAAAAATGGAACGGGCTATCCTCGGACATAATATATCCAAATCAAGAATTAGAAATTTTACCGGAAAAACATTACATAGTCAAATCTGGTGATACGCTTTGGGACATCGCAAGAGCAAATGGTGTCACTGTTCAAGATTTGAAAACTTGGAACAAACTAAATTCAGACTTAATTATACCTGGATGGAATCTTGTGATCTATCCAACAGCTAGTGGAAAAGTTAAGACACAGGCTCATTCAACACATCCGGCAAAAGCAGGTCATGTGCAAAACAAAAACACAGTTGTGAAATCGGCTATGAAAACACATCCTGTGCAAATCAAGCAAACACCTGTAAAAGCAGCCGTGAAAACACATCCTGTGCAAATCAAGCAAACACCTGTGAAAACAGCCGTGAAAACACATCCTGTGCAAAACAAACAAACAGCTGCAAAAACAGCCGTTAAATCGGAAACTGCCAAAGCACCGGTTGCGAAAGCTGCAAAAGTAATAACCGTTACGGCTACCGCTTACACTGCTGACTGCGGCGGATGTTCAGGCGTTACAGCAACTGGAATAAATTTAAAAGCTAACCCAAATGCAAAAGTAATTTCAGTGGATCCAAGTGTGATTCCATTAGGTTCAAGAGTATATGTTGAAGGTTATGGATATGCCACTGCTGCTGATACAGGCGGTGCAATTAAAGGACATTTGATTGATGTATTTATTCCATCTAAAGAACAAGCAGTTCAATGGGGAAGAAAGCAAGTAAAAGTAACGATATTAAAATAA
- the yhfH gene encoding protein YhfH, whose amino-acid sequence MLQSLQSPVEFFKNLPKKVCPECGQTITEQAESYLMECERCLSKKEE is encoded by the coding sequence ATGTTGCAAAGTTTACAAAGTCCAGTTGAATTTTTTAAAAATCTACCTAAAAAGGTTTGTCCGGAATGCGGTCAAACTATAACAGAACAAGCTGAATCTTATTTAATGGAATGTGAACGCTGCTTATCTAAAAAAGAAGAATAA
- a CDS encoding YjcZ family sporulation protein: protein MSGGFTSSFALIVVLFILIIIIGCSCFRY from the coding sequence ATGAGCGGCGGTTTCACGAGCAGCTTTGCGTTAATTGTAGTATTGTTTATTTTAATCATAATTATTGGTTGTTCATGTTTTAGATACTAG
- a CDS encoding cold-inducible protein YdjO-related protein, with translation MYFAKKAAEETADVLVDTSVYACNSPSCNGWMRKDFATEDLNCPMCGTGMREETRELPQIRTDFNPFRYN, from the coding sequence ATGTATTTTGCAAAGAAAGCAGCTGAAGAAACAGCAGACGTTTTAGTTGACACGAGTGTATATGCATGTAATTCTCCTTCATGCAATGGCTGGATGAGGAAAGATTTTGCAACAGAAGATTTAAACTGCCCGATGTGCGGAACGGGAATGCGTGAAGAAACAAGAGAACTTCCGCAAATTCGGACCGATTTTAATCCATTTAGATACAATTAA
- a CDS encoding YozQ family protein, whose amino-acid sequence MKEERKESLNLAYRYYETEDYKRKDQLSSGLAETHEQVNDAYIEGEIRQTNNGANGQDLPD is encoded by the coding sequence ATGAAAGAGGAACGAAAAGAAAGTTTAAACCTTGCCTACAGATATTATGAAACAGAAGATTACAAGCGAAAAGACCAACTTTCATCCGGATTAGCCGAAACACATGAACAAGTAAACGATGCTTATATAGAAGGTGAAATCAGGCAAACTAATAATGGTGCCAACGGTCAAGACCTTCCCGACTAA
- a CDS encoding MFS transporter — protein sequence MNNQVRKNVLTLQGYYLLTFFGVGSLYPLLSVYLSKTVGLNGYQIGTIMSAGPIVMIFFQPLWGMVSDSTNSSIKILTLTTLVAGIFGLGFLFSGDYYFLMVVAVFVAIFQSAIIPVSDSISLKYTSRVKVNYGNIRLFGSLGFGLAVFIMGRLSEYNPAVIFYSFFFSLIIASFLGTRIPKEKAASNKKLFSGIKEILTYRKFIVFLIITFMIFGPNLANNTYFGLFVEDSGGTYTGIGIAFLIAVLSEIPFMKVAGNWIQKIGILEVALIAGAVSLVRWILYFTQPSLSIVYITTVIQGFSVGLFIPAGLQYIKDITPVHITATAVTLYSAIGNGLGNWFSTFIGGIIYEEYNVFTVYLFFGIMALMGVLLIVWLIKEEKAESIVKKAAG from the coding sequence GTGAATAATCAGGTGCGAAAGAATGTTTTAACCTTGCAGGGATATTATTTGTTAACTTTTTTTGGAGTTGGAAGCCTTTATCCTTTATTAAGTGTTTATCTTAGTAAAACTGTCGGTTTAAATGGTTATCAGATTGGAACAATCATGTCGGCAGGACCAATTGTCATGATTTTTTTTCAGCCTTTATGGGGCATGGTTTCAGACTCTACTAATTCTTCAATTAAAATACTAACGTTAACTACGCTTGTTGCAGGTATATTTGGATTGGGATTTCTCTTTAGCGGGGATTATTATTTTTTAATGGTCGTTGCTGTTTTCGTTGCAATATTTCAAAGTGCAATTATTCCAGTTTCAGACAGTATATCACTCAAATATACAAGCAGGGTAAAAGTCAATTATGGAAATATCCGATTGTTCGGTTCTCTCGGTTTTGGTTTAGCTGTCTTTATTATGGGCCGTTTATCCGAATATAATCCAGCGGTAATTTTTTATTCTTTCTTTTTCTCATTAATTATAGCTTCTTTTTTAGGTACACGAATTCCGAAAGAAAAAGCAGCTTCGAATAAAAAGCTTTTTTCCGGTATAAAAGAAATATTGACCTATAGGAAATTTATTGTTTTCTTAATCATAACGTTTATGATTTTTGGGCCTAATCTAGCCAATAATACATATTTCGGATTATTTGTTGAGGATAGCGGCGGCACTTATACAGGAATTGGAATTGCTTTTTTAATTGCTGTTCTATCTGAAATTCCCTTTATGAAGGTTGCCGGAAACTGGATCCAAAAAATTGGAATTTTAGAAGTGGCGTTGATTGCAGGAGCAGTATCTTTAGTGAGATGGATTTTGTATTTTACTCAGCCAAGTTTGTCTATCGTTTATATCACAACCGTCATTCAAGGCTTTTCTGTTGGGTTGTTTATTCCAGCAGGACTTCAATATATAAAAGACATTACCCCCGTTCATATTACGGCTACAGCTGTTACACTATATTCTGCAATTGGAAACGGGCTTGGGAATTGGTTTAGCACATTTATAGGCGGCATTATTTATGAGGAATATAATGTTTTTACTGTCTATTTATTTTTTGGGATTATGGCATTAATGGGCGTGTTGTTGATCGTTTGGTTAATAAAAGAAGAGAAAGCTGAATCAATTGTAAAAAAAGCAGCAGGCTAA
- the glp gene encoding gephyrin-like molybdotransferase Glp codes for MKFHREIVDIWDAQKRIEPWIRPLDTEKVKLIDSIGRYLGENVSATHDFPHFRRSMMDGFAVRSTDTKGASDERPVALKVIESIPCGAVPKKKLTANTAARIMTGAMMPEGADSVVIIELTEQMQKNGQTYTVLRKEATPNENVIPVGLEMTKGTMILEKGRKINPGEAALLAAFGYDTVTVSRRPTVAIFATGSELLDVNEPLEPGKIRNSNTYMVVAQVLNAGGLPVLLEKVPDNVGLAKEMILEAMEKVDIVISTGGASVGDYDILVNIFEQWDGKMLFNKVAMRPGSPTTVGIWRDKFLFALSGNPGACFVGFELFVRPVIWGMQGKPNYFLPSFSAFLAEDYKKMDSFYRIVRGTSEIIDGKIYVRPAGIDQSNILSSIRNTDCLIIIPSDRKLMNKGEIVQVLKLNIPE; via the coding sequence ATGAAGTTTCATCGGGAAATTGTTGACATTTGGGATGCGCAAAAGCGAATTGAACCGTGGATTCGTCCACTCGATACAGAAAAAGTGAAGCTGATAGACAGCATTGGCCGTTACCTCGGCGAAAATGTGTCAGCGACACACGACTTTCCTCACTTCCGACGTTCGATGATGGACGGGTTTGCCGTCCGATCGACTGACACAAAAGGGGCCTCCGACGAACGGCCAGTTGCTCTTAAAGTCATTGAATCGATTCCGTGCGGTGCAGTTCCGAAAAAAAAACTGACAGCAAATACGGCTGCGCGCATTATGACTGGAGCGATGATGCCAGAAGGTGCCGATTCTGTAGTCATAATTGAATTGACAGAACAGATGCAAAAGAATGGTCAAACGTATACAGTGCTCAGAAAGGAGGCGACACCCAATGAAAACGTTATTCCCGTTGGACTTGAAATGACAAAAGGTACGATGATCCTGGAAAAAGGGCGCAAAATAAATCCAGGTGAAGCCGCTCTCCTAGCTGCCTTCGGTTACGATACAGTCACCGTTTCACGCCGGCCGACAGTGGCTATTTTTGCCACCGGTTCGGAACTACTGGACGTCAATGAGCCGCTCGAGCCTGGAAAGATTCGCAACAGCAATACTTACATGGTTGTTGCGCAAGTGTTAAATGCCGGTGGACTTCCAGTTCTCCTAGAGAAGGTGCCAGATAACGTTGGACTTGCTAAAGAAATGATTCTCGAAGCAATGGAAAAAGTCGATATCGTCATTTCAACAGGCGGGGCTTCCGTTGGGGATTACGATATTTTAGTAAATATTTTTGAACAATGGGACGGTAAGATGTTGTTTAACAAAGTAGCCATGCGTCCTGGCAGCCCGACGACTGTAGGAATATGGCGGGATAAATTTTTGTTCGCCCTTTCCGGGAACCCTGGAGCATGTTTCGTCGGGTTTGAGCTGTTCGTTCGTCCTGTTATATGGGGAATGCAAGGAAAACCCAATTACTTTCTCCCATCGTTTTCAGCGTTTCTCGCCGAGGATTACAAAAAAATGGATTCGTTTTACCGTATCGTACGCGGAACGAGCGAAATAATAGACGGAAAAATTTACGTCCGGCCGGCTGGAATCGACCAGTCAAACATCTTGTCTTCGATCCGGAATACAGATTGCTTAATAATCATTCCCTCGGATAGGAAACTGATGAATAAGGGAGAAATCGTACAGGTATTAAAACTAAATATTCCGGAGTGA
- a CDS encoding NTP transferase domain-containing protein — MNDIGAIILAAGMSKRMGQPKQFLNLHGKPLFRYSVETAVHSGLRPVVVVSGEHTELLKEYIRDLPAMVIHNPNFANGMSTSLKAGVKAIKDKVPASFVFLSDQPFIPVMVVDRLRKVYNVAKSKNIKIIRPRYASVPGHPVLFAAEIFPELLRIEGDRGANQVIRQHLDELEYVDFDHSLWGVDIDTPEEWNIYSKEKNDKNTTDQVPN, encoded by the coding sequence ATGAACGACATTGGTGCTATCATTTTAGCTGCCGGCATGTCCAAACGAATGGGGCAACCGAAACAATTTCTGAACCTGCATGGGAAGCCCCTGTTTCGATATTCTGTTGAAACAGCCGTGCACTCCGGACTCCGTCCTGTAGTCGTTGTGAGCGGCGAGCATACCGAGTTGCTCAAAGAGTATATTCGTGATTTACCAGCAATGGTAATTCATAACCCAAATTTTGCTAATGGTATGTCTACTTCGTTAAAGGCAGGAGTGAAAGCTATTAAGGATAAAGTGCCGGCTTCTTTTGTTTTTTTGTCTGATCAACCGTTTATTCCTGTTATGGTGGTTGATCGATTACGAAAAGTATATAATGTGGCAAAATCTAAAAATATCAAAATTATCCGGCCTCGCTATGCATCTGTTCCTGGTCATCCAGTATTATTTGCTGCAGAAATTTTCCCTGAGTTGCTTCGTATTGAAGGAGATAGGGGTGCTAATCAGGTCATACGCCAACATTTAGATGAATTAGAATACGTCGATTTTGATCATTCATTATGGGGTGTAGATATTGATACACCTGAAGAGTGGAATATCTACAGTAAAGAAAAAAATGATAAAAATACAACAGACCAAGTCCCTAACTAA
- a CDS encoding XdhC family protein, translating into MSRIDEAREVFARIEQAWLDGERTALLTITQVQGSAYRLPGAKMMMTETGNMLGTLSGGCLESDLYGWAEKAIEEGEPRLVNYDLSENELWSLGIGCKGTMEVAIFPIRSEDPFWRSVRKIIAQDRAISLVLELPTGIRCVFDGKNPMVGDINELPDLVVQQLINRIENRTRAEIAVVGGRRFYIDTMRPNEQLIICGAGHDAIPVAELAAKCGFRVTILDPRNEFNGVKRFPKAKHLVVEPDEADPEQLAESWWLIMNHLQVRDEAALRLALQARPKYVGVLGPSSRTREMLQNIGADMNSGPIRAPIGLDVGAETIEEVAVSIVSELLAARSARPGQPLHGKEKIHS; encoded by the coding sequence GTGTCACGTATTGATGAAGCACGTGAGGTTTTTGCTCGTATTGAACAAGCATGGTTAGATGGAGAAAGGACTGCTCTTTTGACGATTACTCAAGTACAAGGCTCTGCGTACCGCCTTCCCGGTGCTAAAATGATGATGACAGAAACAGGAAATATGCTAGGGACTCTCAGTGGAGGCTGCCTTGAATCTGATCTTTACGGATGGGCAGAAAAAGCAATAGAGGAAGGAGAACCCCGACTCGTAAATTACGATCTCAGTGAAAATGAATTATGGTCTCTCGGGATCGGATGTAAAGGAACGATGGAAGTCGCCATCTTTCCCATTCGTTCTGAAGACCCGTTCTGGCGATCAGTGAGAAAGATTATCGCCCAAGATCGTGCCATCTCTCTTGTTCTCGAGTTACCAACAGGGATCCGCTGCGTTTTTGACGGGAAAAATCCAATGGTCGGGGATATAAATGAATTACCTGATCTTGTCGTTCAGCAGTTGATAAATCGTATCGAGAACCGAACGAGGGCGGAGATAGCCGTAGTTGGCGGTCGCCGTTTTTATATCGACACGATGCGGCCAAATGAACAATTGATTATCTGCGGTGCAGGGCACGACGCCATACCTGTGGCGGAGCTCGCTGCTAAATGTGGATTCCGTGTAACCATACTTGATCCACGCAATGAGTTTAATGGAGTTAAACGCTTTCCTAAAGCAAAACACTTGGTAGTTGAACCCGATGAAGCCGATCCAGAACAACTCGCGGAGAGTTGGTGGTTGATCATGAATCACTTGCAAGTTCGAGATGAAGCTGCTCTTCGTCTCGCACTTCAAGCACGACCTAAATACGTAGGTGTGCTTGGTCCCTCATCACGGACGCGGGAAATGCTTCAGAATATTGGTGCAGATATGAATAGCGGTCCAATACGGGCACCAATTGGACTGGATGTGGGTGCAGAAACGATTGAAGAAGTTGCAGTATCTATCGTGTCCGAATTGCTCGCAGCGCGCTCTGCCCGTCCTGGACAGCCACTGCATGGTAAAGAAAAAATCCATAGTTAA